A region of Leifsonia xyli DNA encodes the following proteins:
- a CDS encoding crossover junction endodeoxyribonuclease RuvA: protein MRVGIDVGKVRIGVSRSDLHGMLATPVETVARSEDGVDRRRIAEIVGELGAFEVIVGLPLALSGAHTASTGDAIGFAETLAAEVGVPVRLVDERLSTVSASQALRASGRNTKKARPVVDQVAATIILQHALDAERATGRPPGDPVETSIGQ from the coding sequence GTGCGCGTCGGCATCGACGTGGGCAAGGTCCGGATCGGCGTCAGCCGGTCCGATCTCCACGGGATGCTGGCGACCCCGGTCGAGACGGTCGCACGCTCCGAAGACGGTGTGGATCGTCGCCGGATCGCCGAGATCGTCGGGGAACTCGGAGCCTTCGAGGTTATCGTCGGACTGCCGCTGGCGCTCTCGGGCGCCCACACCGCCTCCACCGGAGACGCGATCGGTTTCGCCGAAACGCTGGCCGCAGAGGTGGGTGTTCCGGTACGACTGGTGGACGAGCGACTCTCCACGGTGTCGGCGTCCCAGGCGCTGCGCGCGTCGGGCAGGAACACGAAGAAGGCGCGTCCGGTCGTGGACCAGGTCGCGGCCACGATAATTTTGCAGCACGCCCTCGACGCGGAACGGGCCACCGGCCGTCCGCCGGGTGACCCCGTCGAAACGAGCATTGGACAGTAG
- a CDS encoding alanine--tRNA ligase — MQTAEIHRRWLDFFAQRGHTVVPSASLVSDDPSLLFTVAGMVPFVPYLTGVVPAPFPRATSVQKCIRTLDIEEVGKTPRHGTFFQMAGNFSFGDYFKEQAITFAWELLTTSEDQGGLGFDPKDLWVTVYEDDDEAREIWERVSTLPPERIQGLGKDTNYWSTGQPGPAGPCSEIFFDRGPAYGIDGGPATDDDRYVEIWNLVFMQYLRGEGDGKKDFEILGDLPKKNIDTGLGLERVAFIKQGVDNMYEIDQVRPVLDRAAELANKPYGNEAHEDDVRLRVVADHVRSALMLMADGVTPSNEGRGYVLRRLLRRTIRSMRLLGVETATFPELFPVSRDAMKAAYPEVETEFNRISQLAYAEEETFLRTLAAGTSILDTAVSNTQKEGRGQLAGDTAFLLHDTYGFPIDLTLEMAEEAGLSVDRTSFDKLMADQRARAKADAKAKKTALADLSVYSSFRSLGETVFTGYTELTTESSVLGLIVDGRSVDRAREGQVAEIILGATALYAESGGQDADAGTIVGPGYELDVLDVQKPVKGLISHKVLVRSGEVGVGAPATSIVDADYRRGARQAHSGTHIIHAALRQVLGPNAHQSGSYNKAGYLRLDFSWNQALSAETRSEIEEISNNAIRQNLEVTTRELPLAEAKSLGAMALFGEKYGDVVRVVDIGGPWSRELCAGTHVSTSSEIGMINLVSESSVGSTNRRVESLVGLEAFKDLAVERTIVSQLSSSLKTPREQLPEKIADLMANLKAAEKRIQAFEARAVLDKVPSLLESATRRGAVTVVAEDAGTLNTADDLRLLVTTVRERLGSDAAAVALAARAGGKPVVIVGTNQAARDAGVNAGALAKTAAGVLGGGGGGKADLAQGGGTDAEAIPAALSAVVSAIG; from the coding sequence ATGCAGACCGCTGAAATCCACCGCCGCTGGCTCGACTTCTTCGCGCAGCGCGGCCACACCGTCGTCCCCTCCGCCTCCCTGGTCAGCGACGACCCGTCGCTGCTCTTCACGGTGGCCGGGATGGTGCCCTTCGTGCCGTACCTCACGGGCGTCGTGCCTGCGCCGTTCCCGCGCGCCACGAGCGTCCAGAAGTGCATCCGCACGCTCGACATCGAGGAGGTCGGCAAGACCCCGCGTCACGGCACCTTCTTCCAGATGGCGGGCAACTTCTCCTTCGGCGACTACTTCAAGGAGCAGGCGATCACGTTCGCGTGGGAGCTGCTGACCACGTCGGAGGACCAGGGCGGCCTCGGCTTCGACCCGAAGGACCTCTGGGTCACGGTCTACGAGGACGACGACGAGGCGCGCGAGATCTGGGAGCGCGTCTCCACCCTGCCGCCCGAGCGCATCCAGGGCCTCGGCAAGGACACGAACTACTGGTCGACCGGTCAGCCCGGCCCCGCGGGTCCATGCTCCGAGATCTTCTTCGACCGCGGACCGGCGTACGGCATCGACGGCGGCCCCGCCACGGACGACGACCGTTACGTCGAGATCTGGAACCTCGTCTTCATGCAGTACCTGCGCGGCGAGGGCGACGGCAAGAAGGACTTCGAGATCCTCGGCGACCTGCCGAAGAAGAACATCGACACCGGCCTCGGACTGGAGCGCGTGGCGTTCATCAAGCAGGGCGTCGACAACATGTACGAGATCGACCAGGTGCGGCCGGTGCTCGACCGCGCGGCCGAGCTCGCGAACAAGCCCTACGGCAACGAGGCGCACGAGGACGACGTTCGTCTGCGCGTCGTGGCCGACCACGTCCGCAGCGCGCTCATGCTCATGGCCGACGGCGTGACGCCGTCCAACGAGGGCCGGGGCTACGTGCTCCGCCGCCTGCTGCGCCGCACGATCCGCTCCATGCGCCTGCTGGGTGTTGAGACGGCGACCTTCCCGGAGCTGTTCCCGGTGTCGCGCGACGCGATGAAGGCGGCCTACCCGGAGGTCGAGACCGAGTTCAACCGCATCTCGCAGCTGGCGTACGCCGAGGAGGAGACCTTCCTGCGTACGCTCGCGGCGGGCACCAGCATCCTCGACACCGCCGTGTCGAACACGCAGAAGGAGGGTCGCGGGCAGCTCGCGGGCGACACCGCGTTCCTGCTGCACGACACGTACGGCTTCCCGATCGACCTGACCCTCGAGATGGCGGAGGAGGCCGGCCTCAGCGTCGACCGCACCTCGTTCGACAAGCTCATGGCCGATCAGCGCGCCCGCGCGAAGGCGGACGCCAAGGCGAAGAAGACCGCGCTGGCCGACCTGTCGGTCTACAGCTCGTTCCGTTCGCTCGGCGAGACCGTGTTCACCGGCTACACCGAGCTGACGACCGAGTCGAGCGTGCTCGGCCTGATCGTCGACGGCCGGTCGGTCGACCGCGCCCGCGAGGGCCAGGTGGCCGAGATCATCCTGGGCGCGACCGCGCTCTACGCGGAGTCCGGCGGTCAGGATGCGGACGCCGGCACGATCGTCGGCCCCGGCTACGAGCTCGACGTGCTCGACGTGCAGAAGCCGGTCAAGGGCCTGATCAGCCACAAGGTGCTCGTGCGCAGCGGCGAGGTGGGCGTCGGCGCGCCCGCGACCAGCATCGTGGATGCCGACTACCGTCGCGGCGCACGCCAGGCGCACTCCGGCACCCACATCATCCACGCGGCCCTTCGTCAGGTGCTCGGGCCGAACGCGCACCAGTCGGGCTCGTACAACAAGGCCGGCTACCTGCGTCTCGACTTCTCGTGGAACCAGGCGCTCTCGGCCGAGACCCGCAGCGAGATCGAGGAGATCTCGAACAACGCGATCCGCCAGAACCTCGAGGTCACCACCCGTGAGCTGCCGCTCGCCGAGGCCAAGTCGCTCGGCGCGATGGCGCTGTTCGGCGAGAAGTACGGAGACGTGGTGCGCGTCGTCGACATCGGCGGCCCGTGGTCGCGCGAGCTGTGCGCGGGCACCCACGTGTCGACGAGCTCCGAGATCGGGATGATCAACCTGGTCAGCGAGTCGTCCGTCGGTTCGACGAACCGCCGTGTCGAGTCGCTCGTCGGTCTCGAGGCATTCAAAGACCTGGCGGTGGAGCGCACGATCGTGTCGCAGCTGTCCAGCTCGCTCAAGACGCCGCGCGAGCAGCTGCCGGAGAAGATCGCCGACCTGATGGCGAACCTCAAGGCGGCCGAGAAGCGCATCCAGGCGTTCGAGGCCCGCGCCGTGCTCGACAAGGTGCCGTCGCTGCTGGAGTCCGCGACGCGCCGCGGCGCGGTGACGGTGGTCGCCGAGGATGCGGGCACCCTCAACACGGCCGACGACCTGCGGCTGCTGGTCACCACGGTCCGCGAGCGTCTCGGCTCGGATGCGGCGGCGGTCGCCCTCGCGGCGCGGGCCGGCGGCAAGCCGGTCGTGATCGTCGGCACCAACCAGGCGGCGCGCGACGCCGGCGTCAACGCCGGTGCTCTGGCGAAGACCGCCGCGGGCGTGCTCGGCGGCGGGGGCGGCGGCAAGGCCGACCTCGCCCAGGGCGGAGGCACCGACGCGGAAGCGATCCCGGCGGCGCTGAGCGCGGTCGTCTCGGCGATCGGATAA
- a CDS encoding 30S ribosomal protein S4, with protein MSSRSRSKTRESRALGIPLTPKAARYMEKRPYAPGEHGRTKRKADSDYAVRLREKQRLRAQYGIREKQLRIAFEEARRTQGLTGENLVELLEMRLDALVLRAGFARTITQARQFVVHRHILVDGKIVDRPSFRVKPGQLIHVKARSEGTEPFQVAAAGGHLDVLPKTPGYLDVEIDKLQARLVRRPKRAEVPVTCEVQLVVEYYAAR; from the coding sequence GTGTCTTCACGTTCCCGCAGCAAGACCCGCGAGTCGCGGGCCCTGGGCATCCCGCTCACCCCGAAGGCGGCGCGCTACATGGAGAAGCGCCCCTACGCTCCCGGTGAGCACGGCCGCACCAAGCGCAAGGCCGACTCGGACTACGCCGTTCGTCTGCGCGAGAAGCAGCGCCTGCGCGCCCAGTACGGCATCCGCGAGAAGCAGCTCCGCATCGCCTTCGAGGAGGCCCGTCGTACCCAGGGCCTGACCGGTGAGAACCTGGTCGAGCTGCTCGAGATGCGTCTCGACGCCCTCGTGCTCCGCGCCGGCTTCGCCCGCACCATCACGCAGGCCCGCCAGTTCGTGGTGCACCGCCACATCCTCGTCGACGGCAAGATCGTCGACCGTCCGTCGTTCCGCGTGAAGCCGGGTCAGCTCATCCACGTCAAGGCCCGCTCCGAGGGCACCGAGCCCTTCCAGGTCGCGGCCGCCGGCGGTCACCTCGACGTCCTCCCGAAGACCCCGGGTTACCTCGACGTCGAGATCGACAAGCTGCAGGCCCGCCTGGTGCGTCGCCCGAAGCGCGCCGAGGTCCCTGTGACCTGTGAGGTCCAGCTGGTCGTCGAGTACTACGCGGCCCGATAA
- a CDS encoding AAA family ATPase, which yields MRPKSLDEVAGQRHLLKPGSPLVALASDKEGQSGSVSVILWGPPGTGKTTLAQAIAHSSGRRFVELSAVTAGVKDVRLVMDEALSTRDLYGVSTVLFLDEIHRFTKAQQDALLPGVENGWVILVAATTENPSFSVISPLLSRSLLLTLETLSDDDLGVVVDRAVTDERGLGGQYTLDPEARAAIIRLASGDARRALTALEAASVTAASSTPATSKKKPVITAELVAQAVDRALLRYDRNGDEHYDVISAFIKSVRGSDVDASLHYLARMIEAGEDPRFIARRIIVLASEDIGMADPTALGVAVAAADAVQYIGMPEGRIPLAQAVVHLATAPKSNAAYMALDAAIADVRAGKIGRVPKHLRDAHYPGAKRLGHGKGYKYPHDDALGVLQQQYLPDELDGTTYYTPTEHGNERDVSARLAKLRRIVRGR from the coding sequence ATGCGCCCGAAGTCGCTCGACGAAGTGGCCGGTCAGCGCCATCTCCTCAAGCCCGGGTCGCCGCTGGTCGCCCTCGCGTCCGACAAGGAGGGGCAGTCGGGGTCCGTCTCCGTCATCCTCTGGGGTCCTCCCGGCACGGGCAAGACGACGCTGGCGCAGGCGATCGCGCACTCGTCGGGCCGACGGTTCGTCGAGCTCTCGGCGGTGACCGCCGGCGTCAAAGACGTGCGTCTGGTCATGGACGAGGCGCTCTCGACGCGCGATCTCTACGGTGTCTCGACCGTGCTCTTCCTCGACGAGATCCATCGCTTCACCAAGGCTCAGCAGGATGCACTGCTCCCCGGAGTCGAGAACGGCTGGGTCATCCTCGTCGCGGCGACCACCGAGAACCCGTCGTTCTCGGTCATCTCGCCGCTGCTCTCCCGCAGCCTGCTGCTCACGCTCGAGACGCTGAGCGACGACGACCTCGGCGTCGTGGTCGATCGAGCTGTCACCGACGAGCGCGGGCTCGGCGGCCAGTACACGCTCGATCCGGAGGCGCGCGCCGCGATCATCCGGCTGGCGTCGGGTGATGCTCGCCGCGCGCTCACGGCGCTCGAGGCCGCCTCCGTGACGGCCGCGTCGTCCACGCCGGCGACGTCGAAGAAGAAGCCGGTGATCACCGCCGAGCTTGTCGCGCAGGCGGTCGACCGCGCCCTGCTCCGCTACGACCGCAACGGTGACGAGCACTACGACGTCATCAGCGCCTTCATCAAGTCGGTGCGCGGCTCCGACGTCGACGCCTCGCTGCACTACCTGGCCCGCATGATCGAGGCGGGGGAGGACCCGCGCTTCATCGCCCGCCGCATCATCGTGCTCGCATCGGAGGACATCGGCATGGCCGACCCGACGGCGCTCGGAGTGGCCGTCGCAGCCGCCGACGCCGTCCAGTACATCGGCATGCCCGAGGGGCGCATCCCGTTGGCTCAAGCCGTCGTGCACCTGGCGACCGCGCCCAAGTCGAACGCGGCGTACATGGCGCTGGATGCGGCGATCGCCGACGTCCGCGCCGGGAAGATCGGCCGCGTCCCGAAGCACCTGCGCGACGCGCACTATCCGGGCGCCAAGCGCCTCGGCCACGGCAAGGGCTACAAGTACCCGCACGACGACGCGCTCGGCGTGCTGCAGCAGCAGTATCTGCCCGACGAGCTGGACGGCACGACGTACTACACGCCGACCGAGCACGGCAACGAACGCGACGTGTCCGCGCGCCTCGCGAAGCTGCGCCGCATCGTGCGCGGACGCTGA
- a CDS encoding peptidylprolyl isomerase, whose product MAPKQNDRDARLARERLRAYQARQTVHVHKAKRRRRDNWVAGIAALVIVALAVGTQLLYFSAGPGAAKASSSAQPSTPSTSATVPPKSLAEDRTWTGTMTINGIPLGVSLDGAAAPQAVASTVSLVQKKFYDGLTCHRLTNGGFYVLQCGDPEGNGQGGPGYSYGPIENAPADNVYKAGTIAMARQSNNAESQGSQFFIVYEDTTIPSDDAGGYTVIGHVTSGLDQLKTQVADKGIEGGGTDGKPAVATTIDTFTLQ is encoded by the coding sequence GTGGCACCGAAGCAGAACGACCGCGACGCGCGACTCGCCCGCGAGCGGCTGCGCGCCTATCAGGCGCGCCAGACCGTGCACGTGCACAAGGCCAAGCGCCGCCGCCGTGACAACTGGGTGGCCGGAATCGCGGCCCTCGTGATCGTCGCCCTCGCGGTCGGCACGCAGCTCCTCTACTTCTCGGCCGGACCGGGCGCCGCGAAGGCCTCGTCGTCGGCGCAGCCGTCCACGCCGTCCACTTCCGCTACCGTGCCGCCGAAGTCGCTCGCCGAGGACCGCACCTGGACCGGCACGATGACGATCAACGGCATCCCGCTCGGCGTCTCGCTCGACGGCGCCGCCGCCCCGCAGGCGGTCGCCTCCACCGTGTCCCTCGTGCAGAAGAAGTTCTACGACGGGCTCACCTGCCACCGCCTGACGAATGGCGGCTTCTACGTCCTGCAGTGCGGCGACCCGGAGGGCAACGGCCAGGGCGGCCCGGGCTACTCCTACGGCCCGATCGAGAACGCCCCCGCCGACAATGTCTACAAGGCCGGCACCATCGCGATGGCCCGTCAGAGCAACAACGCCGAGAGCCAGGGCAGCCAGTTCTTCATCGTCTACGAGGACACGACCATCCCCTCCGACGACGCCGGCGGCTACACCGTGATCGGCCACGTGACCTCAGGACTCGACCAACTGAAGACGCAGGTCGCCGACAAGGGCATCGAGGGCGGCGGCACCGACGGCAAGCCCGCCGTGGCCACGACCATCGACACCTTCACCCTGCAGTGA
- a CDS encoding ATPase: protein MATFEQHPWGRVDETGTVYVREGDGERVVGEYPDGTADEALAYFERKYTDLAGQVGLLEQRARRGAPASDIAKSVANLRSSVEGANAVGDLASLLTRLDALGGTVEELTEQQSAEAKAALEAAVAERTAIVEEAEALAAQDPARTQWKNTSTALDALFARWQAHQHDGPRIPKNEANELWKRFRAARSTIEHNRKAFFAELDTQHRDVRNRKNALIEQAEKLIPLGADGVPEYRRLLDQWKAAGRAGKKNDDALWARFKAAGDAIYSAKAEVDARDNAEYEVNLQQKLALLDEAEPLLKATDREAARAELLSIQERWDAIGRVPREQVRPIEDRLRKVEAAVRRLDEEHWEKNDPEKKARSEGLASQLNAAIAKLEQELAEAEASGDSAKVKAAQEALDARKIWLDALG, encoded by the coding sequence TTGGCTACTTTTGAACAGCACCCCTGGGGTCGTGTCGACGAGACCGGGACCGTATACGTCCGCGAGGGCGACGGCGAACGCGTCGTCGGCGAGTACCCCGACGGGACGGCGGACGAGGCGCTCGCGTACTTCGAGCGCAAGTACACCGATCTCGCCGGCCAGGTCGGCCTGCTGGAGCAGCGCGCCCGCCGCGGCGCGCCCGCGAGCGACATCGCCAAGTCGGTGGCCAACCTGCGCTCTTCGGTCGAGGGCGCGAACGCCGTCGGCGACCTGGCCTCCCTGCTGACCCGCCTGGACGCGCTGGGCGGCACGGTCGAAGAGCTCACCGAGCAGCAGAGCGCCGAGGCGAAGGCCGCGCTCGAGGCCGCGGTCGCCGAGCGCACCGCGATCGTCGAAGAGGCCGAGGCGCTGGCCGCGCAAGACCCTGCGCGCACGCAGTGGAAGAACACGAGCACCGCCCTCGACGCGCTGTTCGCGCGGTGGCAGGCCCACCAGCACGACGGGCCGCGCATCCCGAAGAACGAGGCGAACGAGCTGTGGAAGCGGTTCCGCGCCGCGCGCTCGACCATCGAGCACAACCGCAAGGCGTTCTTCGCCGAGCTCGACACGCAGCACCGCGACGTGCGCAACCGCAAGAACGCGCTCATCGAGCAGGCCGAGAAGCTCATCCCGCTCGGCGCGGACGGTGTGCCCGAGTACCGCCGCCTCCTCGACCAGTGGAAGGCCGCGGGTCGCGCGGGCAAGAAGAACGACGACGCGCTGTGGGCTCGGTTCAAGGCCGCGGGCGACGCGATCTACTCCGCGAAGGCCGAGGTGGATGCGCGCGACAACGCCGAGTACGAGGTCAACCTGCAGCAGAAGCTCGCCCTCCTCGACGAGGCGGAGCCCCTGCTGAAGGCGACCGACCGCGAGGCGGCCCGCGCCGAACTGCTGTCGATCCAGGAGCGGTGGGACGCGATCGGTCGCGTGCCGCGTGAGCAGGTGCGTCCCATCGAGGACCGCCTGCGCAAGGTGGAGGCGGCCGTGCGCCGCCTCGACGAGGAGCACTGGGAGAAGAACGACCCGGAGAAGAAGGCGCGTTCCGAGGGGCTCGCGAGCCAGCTCAACGCGGCGATCGCCAAGCTCGAGCAGGAGCTCGCCGAGGCGGAGGCGTCCGGCGACAGCGCGAAGGTGAAGGCGGCGCAGGAGGCCCTGGACGCGCGCAAGATCTGGCTGGACGCGCTGGGCTGA